The Vibrio tubiashii ATCC 19109 genome has a segment encoding these proteins:
- a CDS encoding substrate-binding periplasmic protein encodes MAKYAFIVLCFIFSGHSYALKPLTGVQDEWPPYFNAPSQPLGYAHQIVKDTLCLAGYALETHFLPWKRAYKSTLEAKSDVLLGVWKTPEREQDFLFSHPYYINQIKLISPKSAPIKYQDAQSLSEIRLGLVSGYAYGEALKSKTGLNILAAKDVKENILYLTKQRADAILMDEAVFSWNLKTMGLKLKDFYVSDLAVKRVPLHIAVSREHPLAEAIISHFNSAIRNSSVCEIQ; translated from the coding sequence GTGGCAAAGTATGCCTTCATAGTACTGTGTTTCATCTTTTCGGGTCACAGCTATGCATTGAAACCTCTAACTGGTGTTCAAGACGAGTGGCCGCCGTATTTTAATGCTCCGTCTCAACCTCTTGGCTATGCTCATCAGATAGTCAAAGACACGCTATGCCTTGCGGGATATGCACTAGAAACGCATTTTCTACCCTGGAAGAGAGCTTATAAGTCAACGTTAGAAGCAAAATCAGACGTCTTACTTGGAGTGTGGAAAACACCGGAAAGAGAGCAAGACTTTCTATTTAGCCATCCCTATTACATCAATCAAATTAAATTAATAAGCCCGAAGTCGGCACCTATTAAGTACCAAGACGCTCAGAGCCTTAGCGAGATCAGGCTAGGTTTAGTCTCTGGGTACGCTTATGGGGAGGCATTAAAGTCTAAGACAGGGCTTAATATTCTTGCAGCGAAAGATGTCAAAGAGAACATTCTGTATTTAACTAAACAAAGAGCGGACGCCATCTTGATGGATGAGGCTGTCTTCTCTTGGAACTTAAAAACGATGGGGCTCAAGCTAAAAGACTTTTACGTATCAGATCTAGCAGTAAAGAGAGTTCCTCTACACATCGCTGTAAGTCGTGAGCACCCATTAGCAGAAGCTATTATTTCTCACTTCAATTCCGCTATAAGAAACAGTTCTGTATGCGAAATTCAGTAG
- the glnG gene encoding nitrogen regulation protein NR(I), producing MSKGYVWVVDDDSSIRWVMEKTLSSANIKCETFADAESVLMALERETPDVLVSDIRMPGIDGIELLKQVHERSPELPVIIMTAHSDLDAAVNAYQKGAFEYLPKPFDVDETLTLVERAITHSQEQKQEQASLADDNYTPPEIIGEAPAMQEVFRAIGRLSRSSISVLINGESGTGKELVAHALHRHSPRASKPFIALNMAAIPKDLIESELFGHEKGAFTGANSVRQGRFEQANGGTLFLDEIGDMPLDIQTRLLRVLADGQFYRVGGHSPIKVDVRIVAATHQNLEKLVHKGDFREDLFHRLNVIRIQIPALRERKQDIEKLTLHFLALAAEELGVDVKTLHPSTVETLNRLDWPGNVRQLENICRWLTVMASGTEVLPADLPTELLEEKAHNDVSSSGSWQQQLATWAKSSLSQGDTELLSYALPEFERILLEAALEHTNGHKQDAAKVLGWGRNTLTRKLKELY from the coding sequence ATGAGTAAAGGATATGTTTGGGTGGTCGATGACGACAGCTCCATTCGCTGGGTCATGGAGAAGACCCTATCATCTGCCAATATCAAGTGTGAAACCTTTGCTGATGCAGAGAGCGTGCTGATGGCGCTTGAACGTGAAACACCTGATGTGCTTGTTTCCGACATACGCATGCCTGGTATTGACGGCATTGAGCTCCTTAAGCAAGTCCATGAACGCTCGCCTGAATTACCCGTGATCATTATGACTGCCCACTCCGATCTTGATGCAGCTGTGAATGCTTATCAGAAAGGGGCGTTTGAGTATTTGCCTAAACCATTTGATGTTGATGAAACGCTGACTTTAGTTGAGCGCGCCATTACCCATAGCCAAGAACAAAAACAAGAACAGGCTTCCCTTGCAGACGATAACTACACACCGCCAGAAATCATTGGTGAAGCGCCCGCCATGCAAGAAGTGTTTCGCGCTATCGGTCGTTTGTCGCGTTCTTCTATCTCAGTACTGATCAATGGGGAATCAGGTACCGGTAAAGAACTGGTCGCTCATGCCCTTCATCGCCATAGCCCACGAGCCAGCAAGCCTTTTATCGCCTTAAATATGGCCGCGATACCGAAAGACTTAATCGAGTCGGAGTTGTTTGGTCATGAAAAAGGAGCATTTACCGGCGCAAATAGCGTTCGCCAAGGTCGTTTTGAGCAAGCCAATGGCGGTACTCTGTTCTTGGATGAGATTGGCGACATGCCGCTCGATATTCAAACGCGATTGCTGCGTGTTCTTGCGGATGGGCAGTTTTATCGTGTTGGAGGACACTCGCCGATTAAAGTGGATGTAAGAATTGTCGCAGCGACCCACCAAAATCTTGAAAAGCTAGTGCATAAAGGCGATTTCCGTGAAGATTTGTTTCACCGCCTCAATGTTATTCGCATCCAGATACCAGCCTTAAGAGAGCGCAAACAAGATATTGAAAAGCTCACGCTACATTTCCTCGCTCTTGCTGCAGAAGAACTTGGCGTCGATGTAAAAACACTTCATCCAAGCACAGTTGAAACACTCAACCGCTTAGATTGGCCAGGCAACGTTCGTCAGCTCGAGAACATCTGTCGCTGGCTAACCGTCATGGCGAGCGGTACTGAAGTTTTACCTGCAGATCTTCCCACTGAGCTGCTTGAAGAAAAGGCACACAACGATGTTTCCTCTTCAGGCTCTTGGCAACAACAACTCGCAACCTGGGCCAAAAGTTCTCTATCACAAGGCGATACGGAGCTACTTTCTTATGCACTTCCTGAATTTGAACGTATACTTTTGGAAGCGGCGTTGGAGCATACCAACGGGCATAAGCAAGATGCAGCAAAAGTATTAGGTTGGGGACGAAATACACTAACACGTAAGCTCAAGGAGCTCTATTAA
- a CDS encoding gamma carbonic anhydrase family protein, whose translation MSSLRSYKGITPQLGERVYIDSSSVLVGDIRIGDDSSVWPLVAARGDVNHIHIGNRTNIQDGSVLHVTHKNKENPDGYPLLIGNDVTIGHKVMLHGCTIKDRVLVGMGAIVLDGVVIEEEVMIGAGSLVPPGKILESGFLYVGSPIKQARPLNEKERAFLQKSADNYVQNKEDYLHEVKEIN comes from the coding sequence ATGAGTTCTCTACGCAGTTACAAAGGTATTACTCCGCAATTAGGTGAAAGAGTCTACATAGATAGCAGCTCAGTATTAGTTGGCGATATTCGTATTGGAGATGACTCCAGTGTCTGGCCGCTCGTTGCAGCGCGAGGTGATGTAAACCATATTCATATCGGCAATCGCACCAATATCCAAGATGGCAGTGTGTTGCATGTCACCCACAAGAATAAAGAAAACCCTGACGGCTACCCTCTGCTCATTGGTAATGATGTCACTATTGGTCACAAAGTGATGCTACACGGCTGCACGATCAAAGATCGAGTGCTAGTTGGAATGGGGGCGATTGTCTTAGATGGTGTGGTAATAGAAGAAGAGGTAATGATAGGTGCCGGGAGTTTAGTTCCCCCAGGTAAAATTCTGGAAAGCGGCTTTTTGTACGTAGGTAGCCCAATTAAGCAAGCGCGTCCACTCAATGAAAAGGAACGCGCATTCTTACAAAAGTCGGCAGATAACTATGTGCAGAATAAAGAAGACTACCTTCACGAGGTTAAAGAGATTAACTAA
- a CDS encoding DUF1488 family protein, with amino-acid sequence MNQSILFPDIQSWDEDKQAVLFSAQQAGALIQCLVSKTELEKLSGQTVENEQQALEVFSQYRFDLEELAEELIEDEEFNSQGWIEVVS; translated from the coding sequence ATGAACCAATCTATTCTTTTTCCTGATATCCAATCATGGGATGAAGATAAGCAAGCTGTGTTGTTTTCTGCGCAGCAAGCTGGGGCGCTGATTCAGTGCTTAGTCAGTAAAACGGAACTAGAGAAGTTGTCAGGTCAAACGGTTGAGAATGAGCAGCAAGCTCTCGAAGTATTTTCTCAATACCGTTTTGACCTTGAAGAGCTTGCTGAAGAGTTAATAGAAGACGAAGAATTTAATTCACAAGGTTGGATAGAAGTCGTTAGTTAA
- the gepA gene encoding phosphodiesterase GepA: MSATTQITLRTAVVLPFVMIFIFTIGVIVTVQKNSYEEMVVDISDKQLTALTDNVNLELHSFLDEPFQASLALSHSIGFNRLYTPGDTTEIEQYLLTSFRNLYNNFPQLDVIGFGGESAEYIGFRKEPNKGYTLMVQDDRTDGKLVIYRGQVISEDIRSVFEGYDPRIRPWYAPVAKSLVPMWSSIYANADERQEITLSALTPVFYDQVFQGVVVTDIKIDTFNTFLKAQQQKTNAVLYIVDDKNRVVAQSTSGRIVSWGTPQSKKGERLLATESSDPIVKANADYFSSHKLHQQSETQRYTLDIEGERYFNHFTPYTDEHGLKWYIGVAISENHLLGKLPESQRNSWIIGVIASFIGIGLGLVAFNRIVAPITSTAAAAKRLAKGDWDSHMPKPGSIYETTMLVYAFNEMANNLKASFRALRSQLLYDSLTKLYSREGLIDTCDKLPALNGTLMLVGINKFRDINDSLGHYQGDQLLITISRRLKSVFTGEHYLARIGGDEFAIYIPEQQNGESSLQTANRVLNTFASPFVMEQESVVVSVSIGIVENGPDENMTLWLRNGSIALSNAKQDLTSISHYRPEMADISRNRTLMQVKIKDALEHNEFVPFYQPLVDLKTGEVVGAEALARWLSPSAGLVSPMDFIPIAEESGLIGAIGEQILLQACNDTVQGMKEGKWDSSFHIHVNLSVNQLSQPDFISTLQKVLAQSTLSANNLTLEITESRIVDNDPVTIQNMQAIRDLGVHIAIDDFGTGYSSLAYLHKLPFNCLKIDRTFVNNLNPEELDTSIVAAIVNMTKGMKVSLIAEGIETDEQAKLLSKLNCPLGQGFLYSRPVPYEEWPSNLVNIK, encoded by the coding sequence ATGTCAGCGACCACTCAAATCACTCTTAGAACCGCCGTAGTACTACCGTTTGTGATGATTTTTATCTTCACCATAGGCGTGATCGTCACTGTTCAAAAAAATAGTTACGAAGAGATGGTAGTAGATATCAGTGACAAGCAGCTCACTGCCCTGACCGACAACGTTAACCTCGAACTTCACAGTTTTCTAGACGAACCCTTTCAAGCAAGCTTAGCTTTGAGCCACTCCATAGGTTTCAATCGACTCTATACTCCGGGTGACACTACAGAGATTGAGCAGTATTTGCTTACCTCATTTCGGAACCTCTACAACAATTTCCCACAACTTGATGTGATTGGTTTTGGCGGAGAAAGTGCTGAGTATATCGGCTTTCGCAAGGAGCCGAATAAAGGTTATACCCTAATGGTGCAAGATGACCGCACTGACGGAAAGCTTGTCATTTACCGTGGACAGGTAATCAGTGAAGATATTCGCTCAGTATTTGAAGGTTACGATCCACGGATTCGTCCTTGGTATGCACCTGTTGCCAAAAGTCTAGTGCCTATGTGGTCATCGATATATGCCAACGCGGATGAGCGACAAGAAATCACTCTCTCGGCATTAACTCCGGTCTTTTACGACCAAGTTTTTCAAGGTGTTGTCGTCACGGACATCAAAATCGATACCTTCAATACCTTTCTAAAAGCTCAACAACAAAAAACCAATGCCGTGCTCTACATCGTCGACGATAAAAATCGTGTTGTCGCCCAGTCGACCAGTGGGCGAATTGTCTCTTGGGGTACACCACAAAGTAAGAAAGGTGAACGGCTGCTTGCTACCGAAAGCTCAGATCCTATCGTCAAAGCTAACGCTGACTATTTCTCATCTCACAAATTGCATCAGCAAAGCGAGACTCAAAGGTACACGCTTGATATTGAAGGTGAGCGCTACTTCAATCATTTTACCCCTTACACAGACGAACATGGATTGAAGTGGTATATCGGCGTCGCTATTTCAGAAAATCACTTGTTGGGTAAACTTCCTGAAAGCCAAAGAAATAGCTGGATAATTGGTGTCATTGCCAGTTTTATCGGCATAGGTTTAGGTCTGGTCGCTTTTAACCGTATCGTCGCGCCAATCACATCAACAGCGGCAGCGGCTAAGCGTTTAGCGAAAGGGGATTGGGATAGTCATATGCCAAAGCCCGGGAGTATTTACGAAACAACCATGCTGGTTTACGCCTTTAATGAGATGGCAAATAACCTTAAAGCTTCGTTCAGAGCGCTTCGCTCTCAGCTTCTCTACGACTCTTTAACCAAACTTTATAGTCGAGAAGGATTGATAGATACCTGTGACAAACTTCCTGCTCTAAATGGCACACTGATGCTGGTTGGTATCAATAAGTTTAGAGATATCAATGACAGCCTAGGTCATTATCAAGGTGATCAGCTACTGATTACTATTTCGCGACGTCTCAAATCAGTATTCACTGGTGAGCATTACTTAGCACGAATTGGCGGAGATGAGTTCGCCATTTATATACCCGAACAACAAAATGGTGAAAGCTCCCTTCAAACCGCAAATCGAGTTCTAAATACATTCGCCTCTCCTTTTGTCATGGAGCAAGAAAGCGTTGTTGTCAGTGTATCAATCGGTATTGTTGAAAATGGCCCGGATGAAAACATGACTCTGTGGCTAAGAAACGGCAGTATCGCACTAAGTAATGCGAAACAAGATTTGACGAGTATTAGCCACTATCGTCCTGAAATGGCAGATATTTCTCGTAACCGCACACTAATGCAGGTCAAAATTAAAGATGCATTGGAACACAATGAGTTTGTACCTTTCTATCAACCCCTTGTTGACCTTAAGACTGGAGAAGTCGTCGGCGCAGAGGCCTTAGCACGTTGGCTCTCCCCTTCTGCTGGTTTGGTATCGCCAATGGACTTTATTCCTATTGCAGAAGAAAGTGGACTGATTGGCGCAATTGGCGAACAGATACTGCTTCAAGCCTGTAACGACACAGTTCAAGGGATGAAAGAGGGCAAATGGGACTCATCGTTCCATATACACGTCAACCTGTCAGTAAATCAACTATCTCAACCAGACTTCATTTCAACGTTGCAAAAGGTTCTAGCTCAGTCGACATTGAGCGCTAACAATCTAACCTTGGAAATTACTGAATCACGCATCGTTGACAACGATCCCGTCACTATTCAGAACATGCAGGCAATACGTGATCTCGGTGTTCATATCGCGATTGATGATTTTGGTACTGGTTACAGCTCGCTCGCTTACTTGCACAAGCTGCCCTTTAACTGCCTTAAGATTGATCGCACTTTCGTTAATAACCTTAACCCTGAAGAGCTTGATACCTCGATTGTCGCTGCGATTGTCAATATGACCAAAGGAATGAAGGTATCGCTTATTGCAGAAGGTATTGAAACGGATGAACAGGCTAAGTTGTTATCAAAGCTCAACTGTCCACTTGGCCAAGGCTTCCTATACAGCAGACCTGTTCCTTATGAAGAATGGCCAAGCAATCTAGTTAACATAAAATAA
- a CDS encoding DUF4124 domain-containing protein: MRRLQLALTTSLFFTAIATAQTVYTWVDDDGTRHFSDSQPESTASAITLPQHEPINAPLHQQGESQTLDQHDIEQQQVPFSSPALTIPLEVNITVPEPDSAVRSNNGSLQVKATLNRKLAPNEQLQLIVNGVNYGDLNTQPNWQLQNLDRGQHSLSIQAFRDGKLIASSQPITVHLLRATIKSVKPSPNS, encoded by the coding sequence ATGCGCCGACTTCAACTCGCTCTCACAACTAGTCTGTTCTTCACTGCCATAGCAACAGCTCAAACTGTATATACCTGGGTTGATGACGATGGTACTCGTCATTTCAGTGACTCACAGCCCGAAAGCACGGCCAGTGCAATTACCTTGCCTCAGCATGAACCAATAAATGCTCCTTTACATCAACAAGGAGAAAGCCAAACTTTGGATCAGCACGATATTGAGCAACAGCAAGTTCCCTTTTCCTCACCCGCACTAACGATACCACTGGAAGTAAACATTACCGTACCGGAGCCAGACTCCGCGGTAAGAAGCAATAACGGCTCGCTACAGGTTAAAGCGACGCTCAACCGCAAGCTTGCCCCTAATGAGCAACTACAACTTATTGTCAACGGGGTTAATTATGGCGACCTTAATACTCAGCCCAATTGGCAGTTACAGAACCTCGATCGAGGTCAACACTCATTGAGCATTCAAGCATTTAGAGACGGCAAGCTTATTGCATCGTCTCAACCTATAACGGTGCATTTACTGCGAGCAACCATCAAATCAGTGAAACCAAGCCCTAATTCCTAG
- the glnL gene encoding nitrogen regulation protein NR(II) → MNESLLVKYANPAAEQLFSQSAKRIVDHPLSHLIQHASMDLALLSQPLQSGQSITDSDVTFVVDGKPLMLEVTVSPISWKKELMLLVEMRKIGQQRRLSQELNQHAQQQAAKLLVRGLAHEIKNPLGGLRGAAQLLERTLPDPSLAEYTQIIIEQADRLRALVDRLLGPQKPGKKQPENLHLILEKVRQLVDLEVNQSVTIERDYDPSLPEILMDADQIEQALLNIVSNAGHILKNQSNSQITIRTRTVHQANIHGQRCKLAARIEIIDNGPGIPADLQDTLFYPMVSGREGGTGLGLSIAQNLIDQHQGKIDVESWPGRTTFTIYLPI, encoded by the coding sequence ATGAACGAATCGCTGTTGGTCAAATACGCCAACCCAGCCGCAGAGCAGCTTTTTTCCCAGAGCGCTAAGCGCATCGTTGACCACCCTCTTTCCCACTTAATTCAGCACGCCTCAATGGATCTGGCATTGCTCTCTCAGCCTTTGCAAAGCGGTCAAAGCATCACAGATAGTGACGTAACTTTCGTGGTTGATGGTAAACCTCTGATGTTAGAAGTCACCGTTAGCCCTATCTCATGGAAAAAAGAGTTAATGCTGCTAGTCGAGATGAGAAAGATTGGCCAACAGCGTCGTTTATCTCAAGAGCTCAATCAGCATGCGCAGCAACAAGCAGCCAAGCTCCTGGTGCGCGGATTAGCCCATGAAATTAAGAATCCTCTAGGAGGGTTGAGAGGAGCGGCACAACTGCTTGAGCGGACCTTGCCAGACCCAAGCTTAGCGGAATATACCCAGATCATTATTGAGCAAGCAGACCGGCTTCGCGCGTTAGTCGACAGGTTGTTGGGCCCGCAAAAACCCGGTAAGAAGCAACCCGAGAATCTGCATCTGATTTTGGAAAAAGTTCGCCAACTTGTCGACCTTGAAGTCAATCAAAGTGTCACGATTGAACGAGACTATGATCCGAGCTTGCCAGAAATCTTAATGGATGCGGATCAGATAGAACAAGCACTGCTTAACATTGTTAGTAATGCTGGGCACATATTAAAAAACCAATCGAATAGCCAAATCACCATTCGCACCAGAACAGTGCATCAAGCCAATATACATGGTCAGAGATGCAAGTTAGCTGCTCGGATCGAAATTATCGACAATGGACCGGGTATTCCAGCCGACCTACAAGACACGCTGTTTTACCCAATGGTCAGTGGCCGTGAGGGGGGAACAGGACTTGGGCTTTCAATTGCACAAAATTTGATCGACCAACATCAAGGTAAAATTGATGTAGAGAGTTGGCCAGGTAGAACAACATTTACGATTTATTTACCTATTTAA